AGATTCACGTCTTGAAGCCTCCCATATCTGCATTGCGACCGGATCAACCCCCAGGGAATTGCACATCCCGGGCAGCAGACTGCTGTCTTCCAGCAACGATTTCTTGGCCATGCCGACCCTGCCGGAGAGGATCATCTTCATCGGAGGCGGATTCATCGCCTTTGAACTGGCCCACATCGCGGCAGCGGCCGGTGCGCACGTGACGATCGTTCATCGCAGCCAGAGATTTCTCAAAAAATTTGACGCCGACCTGGTCCAACGACTGACTGAACATCTGGAAAAATTAGGGGTGGTGTTTTATCGGAAATGTCCGCCCCACTCCATCGAAAAGGACGGCGGCGCGTTGGTATTGAAAGCCGGAGAAGACGGCAGCCAAAGCTTTGCGGCGGACGCAATCTTCAACGCGGCCGGACGTATCCCAGCCCTGGCTGATCTTGACCTGCCCACCGGCAACGTCGACGCGCACAAGGGAGGAGTCGCCGTCAACGCCTTCATGCAGAGCCTCTCCAACCCCTGCGTATTTGCTGCCGGAGACGTCATCGCCGGAAGCATGCCCCTCACTCCCGTGGCCAGCGTGGAGGCGGAAGTCGTGGCCAAAAACATCATCGAAGGCCCAATACACGAAATCAGCAAAGACGTGACGCCATTCGCCCTGTTCACCTACCCGCCGCTGGCAGGCGTGGGCATGCTCGAAGAAGAGGCGCACGAGCAGGGCTTAGAGTTTGATATCATCCATGGGGATTCGGCAGGGTGGTCGGAATACAGACGCATCGGACAACAGTGCGCAGGCTTCAAGCTGCTGATCGATAAAGAGACGCGCCAACTTCTCGGGGCGCACGTTCTGGGTGACGCGGCAGAGGAAACAATCAACCTTTTCGCACTGGCCATGCGCAAGAAGGTCGATGTGGACGAATTGCGTTCCATGTTGTGGGCATACCCGTCTTTTGGATACGCAATGAAATACATGTTCAGGCAGTGAAACGCAAAGGCCGAAAGATGCGTAAAAACCGGGAAGGCGCTTTTCGGAACAATCCAGAAAATCATATTCCTGCTTGAAGAACATCTCGGTCAGTGTCTACGCCTCCGTCCGGTTTGGAATAGCGAAATCAAGCAGCCTGCCGCATCCAGTTCACAAACCGAACACCGGTTTGATTCAAGCACCAACCTTGCCGTTTTCATCCGGGCCGAAGATTCATGCTACAGAGGCCAAAACCAAACCAGAAGCGGAAGCCCCAGGGCGACGACCACACAGTCCATGGGTAGGCCCATGCGCCAGTAATCGCCAAAACGAAATCCGCCGGGGCCGAGGATCAGAGTGTTGTTCTGGTGCCCGATGGGGGTCAGGAAAGCGCAGGAGGCGCCGATGGCAACGGCCATCAAAAAAGTGTCCGGATTGACGTCGAGCTGAATCGCCGCGCCCAGCCCGATGGGAGCCATCACGGCCGCCGTTGCGGCATTGTTCATGAGATCGGTCAAAACCATGGTCGTGAGCATGACCACGGCCAGTCCCACAAGGGCATTGCCCTGGGCCACATTTTCCAGCAGCAGGCGCGCGATCAGATCGGCCGCGCCGGTATGCTGCATGGCTCCGGCAACCGGCAGCAGCGCTGCCAGCAGCACGATCACCGGCCAGTCCACCGCCTCGTAGACCGAACGCAAGGGCACGATGCGCAGCGCCATGGACGCAAGCACTCCGGCGGCAAACGCCACTTCCGCGGGAAGCAGTCCCAGGGCCGTCAGGCTCACGGAAATCACCATAATGCCCGTGGCCATAATTGCTTTACGTTTGTCGGGAATGCGCAGATCCCTCTGCGCCAAGGGCACGCAGCCGGAATTGCCGGCAAACCCGCTCAAACTGTCACGTTGCCCCTGCATCAGCAGCACATCGCCGGGCTTGATCCGCATAGAACGCAATCGGGCCATACTGCACTCGCCCTGACGGGCAATAGCGAGCAGGTTTATGCCGTACCGCGTTCGCAGCAGCAGGTCGCTGGCTGAACTTCCGACAATTTTGGATTCCGGCAATACCGCCATCTCCATCAGCGCAGTCTCTTCCTTACGCGAAGAGTCCTCGGACTCTTCGGCAGCCGCCGCAAGATCCGCCCGATCTTCGAAATTGTCTTCAAAGCTGACCGGTTCAGCGTCGCCCTCGCCCGGTTCCTGCGATTCCAAGACATCATAATGATCTTTATCGACAGGCTTGGCATCTTTCTCGTCAGGAGCATCCGGCTGCTTGTCCTCTTCCAGCTTGAGATCAAGCCGCATAAGCACCTCGTTCAGAGCCCCCACCTCTGCCTCCAGAACCAAGATGTCACCGGCATGCACTATCTTGCCGGGCCGGGGAGAACGGACATGAATATCGTTGCGCACAAGATCCAGCATTTGCGCATCGAGCTCCTGCAGAACCGCCTTTATTTCCTGCACCTGCTTGCCTTCCGTGGCGCTGCCTTCCGGCACGCGAACCTCGGTGACGTAGGCGCTCATCTCAAAACCAGCCGCTCCCGCCTGTCTGCGCGCCGGGACAAGACGCCAGCCAATGAGGACGATAAAGACAATTCCCACCAGGGTCAGCGGCAGGCCGACCATCGAAAAATCGAACATGCCAAAGGCGTCCGTGTTCGGCTGGTTTGCGCGAAAGCCCGCGATGATAAGGTTGGGCGGGGTTCCGATCAGGGTCGTGGTGCCACCCAGAATCGACCCGAAAGCAAGGGGCATCAAGACCTTGCCCGGAGGCAGGTCCAGACGGCCGGCAACCTGAATTGCGACCGGCATCAACAAAGCCAGTGCGCCGACATTGTTCATGAAGCCGGAAAGCACGGCAGCCAGGGTGACCAAAGCCGCGATGCTGAGCGTCGGACCGGCGTTGGCCGGCAACACAGTCCGGGTCAGCACATCGACCGCGCCGGAGGCTTGCAGACCACGGCTCAGCACCAGCACGCAAGCCACCGTAACCACGGCAGGATGACCAAAACCGGCAAAGGCCTCCTGCGGCTCGACCAGACCGAGAAGTACGCAAACCACCAAGGCCCCGATCGCAACCATGTCGTGCCGCCATTTTCCCCATAAGAACATGCCGATGGCAGCGGCTATAATCGCCATGACGAGAGCCTGGTCGTAAGTCATACTCACCTCTCCCCCGGGATACTCAGTTCATATGCAACACGTTCTCTTCAACAAAAAAACCACGGAAAATCATTTCAGAATAATCAAACAGACTGATTTTTTTATATAATGCACTTACATAATTCATCGCAAAAACAAAATAATTTTGAAAAGCTTCACATGATATGAAACCTGCCGAGATAATCAAAAAAATTCAACAGAAAATGCAATTTTCCGAGGTGCAGGTCCGCTGGAATGCTTTTTTTCTGGATGATTCCGCACAAAACAGCTAAGCGTTAGGCTCTGATCCGCACGTACACCCGTCAAGAAGCAAACCGTGGAGGCAGTCGTGGACAAAGGTAAAAAAAAGAAAAAAAAGAGACGCGAACCAACCTATGAGCGCAAAGCCATTGAAATGGCGCGCGAGCACTACGAAAAGCAAAAGCAGAAAGCCATCCACGAGCGACGGGTTTTCCGCGGTCTCCAGATCATCCCGACAAAAGCCTATTACGACGACTCCCTTGGTCACCAACCCGGAGAAGACAACTGGGTCGGATACGGGTTCGATGTTCATCCCCATGTCTTTTTCGGCGCGGGGACTCTGCTTTTGACATTCATCATCGTGACTATCATGTTCAAAGACCAGTCGGCAGTCTTTTTTCAAAGCGTACTGGATGGAATCGGCAATACATTTGGCTGGTTTTACATCCTTTCTGCCAACTTCTTTGTCATCACCATGATCCTGATCGCATCCAGCGACTACGGAAAAATACGAATAGGCGGCCCGGACGCCTTGCCGGAATTCTCGACATTCAGCTGGTATTCCATGCTCATCAGCGCCGGCATGGGTATTGGCCTCATGTTCTGGAGCGTAGGCGAACCTATCTTTCATTACATGTCGCCCTCCCCAATGTTCGACGTTCCCGCCAGCACCCCGCAGTCAGCGCAGGTTGCGCTGGGGCTCACGTATTATCATTGGGGAATTCATCCCTGGGGCATCTATGCGCTGGTCGGGCTTTCGCTGGCATTTTTCGCCTACAACAGGGGGCTTCCCCTCACCATCCGCTCCATCTTTTACCCACTTCTGGGTGAAAAAATATATGGATTCTGGGGCAATGTCATCGACATCCTCTCCGTGCTGGCCACGCTTTTCGGTCTCGCCACGTCTCTTGGCCTGGGCGTGAAGCAGGTCGCGACGGGACTGACGTATCTGTTTGGCTCGCCCAACACAGTGGAATTCGCCGTGATCCTGATCGCAGCGATCACGTTCCTGGCTGTCCTCTCAGTGACTGCCGGTCTGGATAAAGGAGTCAAACTGCTGAGTATCGGCAACATGTATCTGGCTGGCGCCTTCATGATCTTTTTGTGCGCGGTGGGTCCGACGGTCTATATTCTCAAGGCTTTTACGCAGAATATCGGCTTTTACATCCAGAACCTGCCACAACTCAGTTTCTGGGTGGAAACCTATTACGGCGCGGAAGGAAGCAACTGGCAAAATCCCTGGACCATATTTTATTGGGGCTGGTGGATCTCGTGGTCACCCTTTGTGGGCATGTTCATAGCCAGAATCTCAAAAGGAAGGACTGTACGCGAATTCATTCTCGGGGTGATGATATTCCCAACGATACTTTCATTCCTGTGGATGTCTTCTTTCGGCGGTTCAGCCCTGTGGTTGCAGATTGCCGGCAAGGTCGACATCGCGAGTGCGGTCAGTAAGGATGTTTCAACAGCACTCTTTGTGATGCTTGAAAATTTTCCGTTGTCGCAGATCACATCATTCATCGGCATAACTCTTGTGATCGTCTTTTTTGTAACCTCATCCGATTCCGGATCGTTGGTAGTAGATCATCTCACCTCAGGCGGAAAACTTGACTCTCCAATCCCGCAGCGCATTTTCTGGGCTGTCATGGAAGGCGTTTGCGCCGCAGCTCTGCTCATGGGAGGCGGATTGGTGGCGCTGCAAAGTGCATCCATCGCCACGGGGTTGCCGTTTACCCTTGTATTGCTGATCATGTGCTACAGCCTGTACAAGGGGTTGCAGGAAGAAGACTACCACGCGCGAATCATAGAAAAGATCACCCCGGCCACGCAAACCATCCAGATCCCTCTGGGAGAAGGCGACTCCACCACCAAAATCGCTCCCCAGGCGACATCAAGTCAGGGCAGATAAACCATGTTCCTGGCGCAACTCCCAATGATTCCTGTCGAAGACACGCCACGGACACGTCGGGACCCATGACCACGCGCCCGTGGGTCCCGCGACCAGAAACCTGTGGCGGAAATCATATGAGAAAGCACCGCAAACCGGAAGGCTGTGCGACTCATGACCCCGGGCTCATGAAAAGCCCGACGGCAAGCGTCCAGGTAAGGGGACGTAAATATCCCCAAAAAACATCAACGCCATTTGTCGAAATTTACGTACGTATTTCTCTTGATTGTTCCATATTTCACATGCTACCATTTTTTATATGAAAACGACTCTCATTATCACAATCGCCCTGATCATAGTAGCACTCGCCTTGCTGGCAGGGATAGCCAGAGCATTTGGAAAACCCGGTCGACCGATAAATGTCTGTTTCGATCAACTGAAGAATATGGAACACAGAGATCGTTGAGAAAATCGCACAATGCCATGCTCCAAAGATGGACTTTTCCCCGTGATTTGCCGATGAGTTCGTTCTTCGAGGCAACGCACGACCCAAAATCCGGAGCATCCCATGCATGATATCCGCATACGCCCCATCGGCGTCATCAATTCCCCCCACACCGACAGGGCCAACATGCCCATCCAACCATGCGGCGCGCGCGATGTGGCCGGCCGCATCGTGATGGAGGAAGCCCTGGCCCCCGGCCTCAAGGATCTTGAAGGATTTTCCCACATCTATCTGCTCTACCACTTCCATATGAGCACGGGGTTCGATTTAACCGTCGTCCCATTCATGGAACCGGCCGAACGCGGGCTCTTTTCCACCCGCGCTCCCAGACGCCCCAACCAGATCGGCCTGTCCATCGTGAGGCTGGAGCGCATCGAAGGCAATACCCTGCACATCCTGGATGTGGATGTTCTGGACGGCACTCCGCTCCTGGACATCAAGCCCTACTTCAAAAACTTCGACGCCTTCCCCGAAGCCATCTCCGGCTGGGCCGAAGCGCATCAGAACAAGGCAGGCCAAGTCCGCTCCGATACACGCTTTGTCAGCCCCAAGGCGTAATCAAGGATATCGCGCCCGAGGGGAACCGGGCATGGCTGCTCGCCGCTGCGTCGTGGAGAGTACCGCGCCCCCTGGCGTAGCAACGTCAATCACGCATCAGCTTCAATCCTTGTCTTTTTTACCGTCCTTGAATCCCTGCTCAAACGCGGCCTTTGCCTTGGAAAAACTGTCCTTCCAGACGTGAAATGACTCTTCGAACCCTTCTTTAATTTCATCCCAGGCGGACCCGCTGGCCTCCTGCAATGCTTTCAATTTTGCCTCAACCTCATTACGCTTTTCCCTCAACTCCTCGACGTGCTCAAGGTAGCGAAGCTTCAAATCCGCCTGAGACTGATTCGCCTTTGCGGACACTATGTCGATCTCGGCATTCCATTCATCAATTTTGGCCTTGAGTTTCTGCACATAGACATCTTTTTTTTCCGGCATGAGAATCGTCTCCTCGCAAAATTACGGATTATGTGTGAGCAATGGTCAGGATTGACCTTTTTACCAAGGATAAATAATTTTGCCAAACTCTTCCGCGACTGCCCGCGCGGTGCCATCCGACGCCCATGCCCGCAACAAGGAGAAACAATGGAGACATTGATCATCGGTGCCGGGGCGATGGGTGGCCTGTTCGCCACCCTGCTTGCTCCCGTGGTTCCGACACGCCTCTTCACCACCAATGCCGAACACGCCGAGGCCATCAATCTGGCCGGGCTCAGCCTCACCGGCATGGATGGCCGGGTCCGCCGCTCTGCGGCCAATGCGTTGACCGATCCACGGCAATACGGCCGCTGCGCCGACCTGATCATAATCTGCACCAAGGCCCGCTCGACAAGCCAGGCCGCGGGCATTGCCAGGCAGCTGTTGGCAAAGGACGGCCTGGTGCTCACCCTGCAAAACGGGCTCGGCAACCTCGAACTCATTCAGGCCGCAGTGGGCACCGCCCGCGCCGCCGCCGGCATCACCGCTCAAGCGGCCACCCTGCTCGGCCCCGGACAGGTCCGTCATGCCGGCAGCGGTCCGACCGTGCTGGCCGCAGGCCCAGGGCAGGCCAAAAAGATTGCCGCTGTCGCAGCCGTGTTCAACCAGGCAGGCATCCCAACCAGTGTCACCGAAGATGGCGAGGCCTTACTCTGGTCAAAACTCATCATCAACGTGGGGATTAACGCCTTGACCGCATTGCTACGGGTCCCGAACGGCACGCTGGCCCAGATCCCCGAATGCGAGTCCATCATGGCCCAGGCTGTGGCCGAGGCCGTAGCCGTGGCGAGAGCCATGGGCATAGAATTGCCTGACGAGACCCCGCTCGATAGGGTCAAGCAGGTTTGCGCAATGACCAGCGGCAACCAATCCTCCATGCTTCAGGACATCCTGAAAGGCAGGCCTTCTGAAATCGATGTCATCAATGGCGCCGTCGTCCGTGAAGGCGCCCAGAATGGTGTCCCCACGCCGGTCAACCAGATGCTGACGCAACTGATCAAGGCCTTGGAGGCCACAGCCCCCCACCGGCTCCCTCCCTCTTCCTCCTGAAAAATTCGCCCCTGCGACATCTCTTCTTTTGAGAAGATACAGACTTTGGCGGACGGCCTCAACGAGTTGCAGAAAGAAACACTCCGGCATGTCGGCAAGCGAGGCCCATCAGGAATACCCGTGTTTGAAAAAAATGACACCCGGCCGCATGAATGGATTCAGGCCACGGGTCAATCGGCGGGGATTTTCT
This DNA window, taken from Desulfomicrobium sp. ZS1, encodes the following:
- a CDS encoding BCCT family transporter — its product is MDKGKKKKKKRREPTYERKAIEMAREHYEKQKQKAIHERRVFRGLQIIPTKAYYDDSLGHQPGEDNWVGYGFDVHPHVFFGAGTLLLTFIIVTIMFKDQSAVFFQSVLDGIGNTFGWFYILSANFFVITMILIASSDYGKIRIGGPDALPEFSTFSWYSMLISAGMGIGLMFWSVGEPIFHYMSPSPMFDVPASTPQSAQVALGLTYYHWGIHPWGIYALVGLSLAFFAYNRGLPLTIRSIFYPLLGEKIYGFWGNVIDILSVLATLFGLATSLGLGVKQVATGLTYLFGSPNTVEFAVILIAAITFLAVLSVTAGLDKGVKLLSIGNMYLAGAFMIFLCAVGPTVYILKAFTQNIGFYIQNLPQLSFWVETYYGAEGSNWQNPWTIFYWGWWISWSPFVGMFIARISKGRTVREFILGVMIFPTILSFLWMSSFGGSALWLQIAGKVDIASAVSKDVSTALFVMLENFPLSQITSFIGITLVIVFFVTSSDSGSLVVDHLTSGGKLDSPIPQRIFWAVMEGVCAAALLMGGGLVALQSASIATGLPFTLVLLIMCYSLYKGLQEEDYHARIIEKITPATQTIQIPLGEGDSTTKIAPQATSSQGR
- a CDS encoding NAD(P)/FAD-dependent oxidoreductase, yielding MKTRKFDVIVLGSGVAGGHVATRCHKAGLSVALVESHGFGGTCPLHGCEPKKVMADAAETVERFNNASRSGPVGSAKLDWVELMRFKRTFTDDLPDKIRKHYENLGIHTCTATGSFAGPSTIVTGDSRLEASHICIATGSTPRELHIPGSRLLSSSNDFLAMPTLPERIIFIGGGFIAFELAHIAAAAGAHVTIVHRSQRFLKKFDADLVQRLTEHLEKLGVVFYRKCPPHSIEKDGGALVLKAGEDGSQSFAADAIFNAAGRIPALADLDLPTGNVDAHKGGVAVNAFMQSLSNPCVFAAGDVIAGSMPLTPVASVEAEVVAKNIIEGPIHEISKDVTPFALFTYPPLAGVGMLEEEAHEQGLEFDIIHGDSAGWSEYRRIGQQCAGFKLLIDKETRQLLGAHVLGDAAEETINLFALAMRKKVDVDELRSMLWAYPSFGYAMKYMFRQ
- a CDS encoding SLC13 family permease — translated: MTYDQALVMAIIAAAIGMFLWGKWRHDMVAIGALVVCVLLGLVEPQEAFAGFGHPAVVTVACVLVLSRGLQASGAVDVLTRTVLPANAGPTLSIAALVTLAAVLSGFMNNVGALALLMPVAIQVAGRLDLPPGKVLMPLAFGSILGGTTTLIGTPPNLIIAGFRANQPNTDAFGMFDFSMVGLPLTLVGIVFIVLIGWRLVPARRQAGAAGFEMSAYVTEVRVPEGSATEGKQVQEIKAVLQELDAQMLDLVRNDIHVRSPRPGKIVHAGDILVLEAEVGALNEVLMRLDLKLEEDKQPDAPDEKDAKPVDKDHYDVLESQEPGEGDAEPVSFEDNFEDRADLAAAAEESEDSSRKEETALMEMAVLPESKIVGSSASDLLLRTRYGINLLAIARQGECSMARLRSMRIKPGDVLLMQGQRDSLSGFAGNSGCVPLAQRDLRIPDKRKAIMATGIMVISVSLTALGLLPAEVAFAAGVLASMALRIVPLRSVYEAVDWPVIVLLAALLPVAGAMQHTGAADLIARLLLENVAQGNALVGLAVVMLTTMVLTDLMNNAATAAVMAPIGLGAAIQLDVNPDTFLMAVAIGASCAFLTPIGHQNNTLILGPGGFRFGDYWRMGLPMDCVVVALGLPLLVWFWPL
- a CDS encoding ketopantoate reductase family protein, with the translated sequence METLIIGAGAMGGLFATLLAPVVPTRLFTTNAEHAEAINLAGLSLTGMDGRVRRSAANALTDPRQYGRCADLIIICTKARSTSQAAGIARQLLAKDGLVLTLQNGLGNLELIQAAVGTARAAAGITAQAATLLGPGQVRHAGSGPTVLAAGPGQAKKIAAVAAVFNQAGIPTSVTEDGEALLWSKLIINVGINALTALLRVPNGTLAQIPECESIMAQAVAEAVAVARAMGIELPDETPLDRVKQVCAMTSGNQSSMLQDILKGRPSEIDVINGAVVREGAQNGVPTPVNQMLTQLIKALEATAPHRLPPSSS
- the tsaA gene encoding tRNA (N6-threonylcarbamoyladenosine(37)-N6)-methyltransferase TrmO; this translates as MHDIRIRPIGVINSPHTDRANMPIQPCGARDVAGRIVMEEALAPGLKDLEGFSHIYLLYHFHMSTGFDLTVVPFMEPAERGLFSTRAPRRPNQIGLSIVRLERIEGNTLHILDVDVLDGTPLLDIKPYFKNFDAFPEAISGWAEAHQNKAGQVRSDTRFVSPKA